TAATACCTTTCCGCCCCAAAACCTGGGCCAGAATTCTGCGCCACAATCTGGAAAATCCAACATCATTGCTATTTTAGACATCGGCGACGTGGTGAGTAATTTGATCATCACAAAAGATAGCGTGCCCAGATTTACTCGGGATATTTTCATTGGAGGGCGGGAGCTTAACCGGCGCATTGCCAACGCTCTTAACGTCAACATGGAAGAAGCCGAAAAGATCAAATGCCAGCCCCAAGATAGATCTGAAAATGTTTTGCTTGCATGCGATTCAACGCTCATTAATTTAGCATCCGAAATACGCCTTTCCTTTGATTATTTAGCGACGGAAAATAATATGCAAGTTAGCCGATTGTTTGCTACCGGAGGGTCGGCCATGTTTTCCGGCATTACTGACTTTCTTGCGAAGAATCTTGAGATCCCGGTTGAATTGTGGGATCCGTTTCTCTCTTTAAAATTATCACCTCAAGTTTCCCGATCAGAAATTGAAAAGAATTCGAGCCAACTGGCTGTAGCCCTAGGACTTGCCTTATGCTCCTAATTGACATTAATTTACTTCCGCCTGATCTGCGAAAAAAGCGCGGTTCAAAAACCAGCAAGGACGCGATTGGAAATATCACCAATATACCTAAAGAAATGGTCTTTGGCTTGGTGGGCGGCCTTTTCTTTCTTTTAGTTGTTTTTAACTTGCTTTTGTTTGTGGTGACGTGTTTTAAATGGGTCCAATATTCTCGGGGGAATAAGCAGTGGGAGATCATCGCTCTCGATAAAAAAAAGGTTGATAGCGTTTTAGGAGAGATGCGTTCTCTCCAAAGCAAAATTGCTTCAGTAGAGAAAGTTACAACGGGAAAAAGAATTTGCTGGGCTCAGAAGCTAAATGAATTGAGTAATAATATTCCCAAAGGGGTTTGGCTGAATAAGATTTCCTTAAGCGAAAAAGTGCTTTTGATCGATGGAAGCTCTGTGTCAAAAGTTGGTGAAGAAATGATCAGTGTCGGGAATTTTGCGTCAAATCTAAAGAATCAAAAGACATTTATGAATGGCTTAAAAAATGTTGAAGTAGGCTCTATTCAGCGCCGAAAAGTTCAATCTATTGAGATCGCGGATTTCTTGATTACGGTTAAATTGCAATGAAAAAAATTATCCCAGATAAGATCTTAAATATTTTATTGCAGGCAACAGAAAAAAATGGCCAATATATCCTCATCGGCGTTTTACTTGGCATCTTTCTTTTAATGTATGCTATTGTTACGCGCCCTATTTTAAACAATCTTACGAAGATCAGCCCTAAAATTACTTTGCTTTCTAAGGATTATCGACAAGCTTTGTCTGATATTAAGAATGTTGAAAATTATCAAGCCCAGGTTGTGCAATTTCGAGAAAAAATGAAAACGGTCGGGCTCAAGATTCTTTCTAAAGAAGAAATTCCCGCGATTCTAGAAAATATCTCGAGACTTGCCGGGCAATCTAAGGTGCACATTAGTCAGATCATGCCGCTTAAAGAATCACAGGAATTAATCCTATCGAATGATGAAGGGAAGTACTACTCGCTTCCTATTTTGGTGAATGCCCGCGGAGGTTACCATGATATTGGGCGTTTTTTTAATAAAATAGAGAACGATAAGATCTTTATGAGCGTGATAGACTTTGATATTGCGGCAACCAGCGATGATCCCTTAAAACATTTGGCCAAAATTACGATTAAAGCATTTATCCTCGAGAAAATCGAAGGCAAGGAGGCAAAATGAACATCCTTGCTTTTATGGCAGTATTTTTCGTTTCGGTTCTTGTCTGGGCCCAAGATGCTGATTTTACGTATAGCGACCAGGGGAAGCGTGATCCTCTTTGGCGGCTCGTTACTCCCAGCGGATCGATTATTAATTATGATTCCGATGTCCTTGTTTCGGATATGATTTTAGAAGGGATCATTTTTGATCCTAGCGGCAAAAGCCTCGCTATTATAAACGGCAATGTCGTTGAGCAAAATCGTCGTATTGGCCCGTTTGTTGTTTCAAAGATCGAAGCAAAGCGAGTAACGTTAACCAAGGGGCAAGAAAATTTTGTTTTAGAATTGAAAAAGGAGGAATGAGATGACACAAAAAGCGGTCATCGCGATATTTATTCTTTGCTTAACCTGTTTTGCGGTTTACGCGCAAGATAGCGGTGAAGCTGTCAGCTCTACGGATGAATCTTCCGTTTCAGCTGTCGCCGAAGCAACCGATAATGAAAGCGCGTTAGCGCCATCTGATGGCGAGCAAGCAGTTTTCCCCGGAACAATAGAGCCGACAGTTTCACTGGAAACAAATCCGGCTACCCCGGAGCTTTCAACATTGCCTGATCCCGGGCATGTTACTCTTGATTTTCGCGATGCTGAGATACGAAATGTTTTAAGGATCTTAGCGTATAAAAGCGGTGTTAACATTGTTGCCGGCCCGGAAGTAACGGGCTTAGTAACGATCCAGCTTAACAATGTTCCCTGGGAAGAAGCCCTAAAAGTCATTCTCGAAACATATGGCTACGGATATGACAAAAGAGGGAACATCATCTTGGTCACAACGGTAGATAATCTTAAGAAAAGGCGGGAAGATAATCAATTATTGTCGGAGCAAGAGCCGCTGATGACCAAGACATTTGTCCTTAATTATGCAAAGGCAGAGGAAATTGTCTCTTCCATTGAGAAAATGAAGACGGCACGCGGCAGCGTGAACTTTGATTCCCGGACGAACTCTATCATCCTTCGCGATACTTCAAGCAACCTTGCGCTGATCAGTGATATCATGCCTTCTTTAGACGCCACAACACCCCAGGTTTTAATTGAGGCAAAAATAATCGAAGCAACGCTTAGCAATACGGAGAATTTGGGTATTGACTGGGTGGCTAAAGCGGCAGCATCGGGGTCAGAGCGGCCTACGATCTTTCCTTTTACGACGATATCTGAAAATAGGTATCTTCCTGATAATATTCCGGCGGCAGGGGCTGATTTATTTACTTATGGAACGCTTGATTTCTCGCAATTTTCGGCCGTTTTAGAATTGCTTAAAAACAGGTCAGATACCAACATTCTTTCTAATCCTCGCATTGTCACTTTAGATAATCAAAAAGCAAGCATTACGGTGGGGACACAATATCCCATTCCGACATATACGTACAACGAAGAGCAGGCCAGGCTCCAGGTGTCGGGCTGGGAATATAAAGATATTGGAATTATTTTTGAGGTAACGCCCCATGTTAATAATGCGGGGTTTGTTACGATGGATATTCAACCCAAGGTAACGGCGATCTTGGATTATGTAACTGTTGAAAACACTTCGCTTCCCAGGCTCAGCTCAGAATCTGCCACGACAAAAGTGATGATCAAAGATGGTTATACTCTTGTCATCGCGGGGCTCATCAAAAATCAGGCAACCGACGTTAAGAAAAAGATCCCTTTTCTGGGGGATATTCCTATCGCGGGTTTAGCATTTCAGAAAAGTGAAAAGACAATGACTAAAACGGATCTGTTGATTTTTATGACGCCACATATCATTACTGCCAACGAGCCTGTGGTTTTGAAAGAAGCAACAACCACGCCGAAGCCATAGTCAAATTGCAAAAGAGGAAAAATGTCAAAAGAAATACTCATTCATATTAAAGAGGGTGAGCGTTACGCGGCTGTTATTGAAGACGGAAAGCTCGATGATTTTCATATCGAATTAGACCGCCAAGACTCTACCCTGGGAAACATCTACAAAGGAAAAGTTGAAACCATTCTTCCGTCAATTAATGGAGCCTTCGTTAATATCGGCCATGAAAAAAACGGTTTTTTGTATCTTACGGATGCCATTAACCCTTTAGTCGAGGCAGAGATATCACCGACCAAGCGTTTCATCAATAAGCTTCTTAACCGCCCGGAAAAGAAAGAAAAAAAAGATCATAAGCCTATTCCATTTAAAGAAGGCGACGAGGTCTTAGTCCAGGTTGTTAAAGAACCGTTTGGAACCAAGGGCGCGCGTTTAACAACGCATATTAGCCTTGCCGGGCGATTTGTTGTTTATATGCCTTATGATCAGCATGTTGGAGTCTCCAAACGCATTGAGGAAGGCGAAGAACGTCATCGCCTAAAAGAATTATTAAAGGAACTTGATTTTGGGCAGACCGGAGGTTTTATCGTCCGGACGGCATCATTGCAAAAAGGCAAGCGGGAGCTTATTCGGGACGCAAAATTCTTGATCACTGTCTGGCGAAAGATCAAAAAGTTAGCCGAAGAAAAAAGCGCACCAGCTCTTATCTATAAGGAATACGATCTAGTTTGGCGGGTTATTCGGGATTACTTGAGAGAAGACGTCGATAAAGTCTTTGTTGACTCTCAGGAAGAGTATGGTAAGATACGCCGATTTGTCCACAATTTGATCGGAAAAGAAATGCTGGACAAAATTCACTGTTACAAGGGTGAAGCCCCGATCTTTGAAGCAAAGAATGTCTCTCGGCAGTTGGAAAAGATTTACGATAAGCGGGTTTATCTTAAATCGGGCGCTTATATTGTTATTGAACCAACGGAAGGGTTGATCGTCGTTGATGTCAATAGCGGGCGCTTTAAGGCTAATGCTTCACCGGAAGAAGCTGCCTTTCTGGTCAATAAAGAAGCAGCCCCCGAAATTGCCAGGCAGTTGCGTTTAAGGGATTTAGGTGGTATCATTGTCATTGATTTTATCGATATGTCGAGAGAAAACCATAAAAGGCAAGTGGTTGATGCTCTTGAGCTTGCTTTAGAAAAAGATTATGCCAAGACGGAAGTTATGAAAATATCGTCTTTGGGATTAGTGGAAATGACCAGGGCGAGGACGGGAAAGACTTTGGAGTCTATCTCGTTTCAAGATTGCCCTTATTGTGACGGCCGCGGTCGAATTAAAATTGACTAAAGGATTATCGCAATAAAAAGCAACGTTTCTTAAGGAGGATTACGATGTTAGCAATCGTGCAGGTTGGTTCATCTCAGTACAAGGTTTCCGAGGGTGACTTGATTGATACGCAGATCTTAGACGAAAAAGAAGGTAAAGCCGTTACGATCGACAAAGTTTTATTGTTTCAAGATGGTGATACGGTTAAAATTGGCCAGCCATTCTTAAGCGACGTCAAGGTCACGGCAAAAGTTTCCCGCCATCATTTGGCCGATAAAGTTGTTTCTTTTAAATATTCTCGCCGAGAAGGCTGGGAATGGAAAAAGGGCCATCGCCAAAAGCTTACTCGCCTTCAGATCACAAAAATCTCTTCCGGTAAATAAGCTAACCCTATGGCATTTGTTGACGAAGCAAGGATTTTTGTCAAAGCCGGCAATGGCGGTAAGGGGTGCGAAAGTTTTTATTCTGACAAGCGTACGCGCTATCCGCGTCCCGATGGAGGAGACGGCGGAAAAGGCGGTGATGTCATTTTTCTTGCTGACAAAAATATTCAAACACTTTTAGATTACCGGTTTAAGCAGCATTACGAAGGTGAGCGCGGCGGACACGGTTCCAGCAAACAGAAAAAAGGCAGAGATGGCCTTCATTGCTTGCTTAAAGTTCCTGTCGGAACGTTAATCCGTGATTTTGAGACCGGCTTATTGATAAAAGATTTGGCTTTGCCTGGCCAAAAAGTTATTGTGGCTAAGGGCGGTATTGGTGGGCGCGGCAATGACCACAAGCAAACGCCACTGCCTCCCAAAGAAGGTGAAGCGCGGACTATCAAGTTGGAGTTGAAATTAATTGCCGATGTTGGGATCGTCGGATTTCCGAATGTTGGCAAATCCACTTTGATTTGCGCGGTTTCAAAGGTCAGATCAAAGATCGGCAACTATCCTTTTACGACAAAGCAGCCGATCTTAGGGATTGTTGAGGGCGATGAATTTAATTTTATTCTCGCGGATTTGCCCGGGCTTATCGAAGGCGCGCATGAAGGCCGGGGATTAGGAGATAGATTTCTCAAGCATGCCGAGCGTACGAAAATACTTTTACATGTCATTGATATGGCCGGAACTGAAGGGCGCGACCCGGTTGAAGATTTTGAGAAGATCAATCACGAATTAGAGCAGTACAGCAGCAATCTTTTGGTTAAACATAAAATCATTGCGGCCAATAAGATGGATGTGCCCGCGGCCAAAGAAAACCTGAAACGCTTTAAGAAGAAATTTAAAGAAAAGGTTTTTCCCATCTCGGCCTTAGAACGCCAGGGCTTAGATAAGCTGATGGGCGTCATTAAGGATATTTTATGTCGAGAAAACTCTCCCGTAGAATCAAGCGCGTAATTGTTAAGATCGGTTCGAGCGTTATGGTGGATTATCAGCTCAAACCGCAAAGGGCCAGACTCTATTCATTGGTCAAACAAATAAGCCAATTGCGCAAACAAGGCATCGAAGTTATTTTAGTAAGCTCGGGTGCTATTGTTTTCGGGATGGGAGAACTGGGTTTAAGATCGCGCCCGTCGGATCTGGCACAGCTTCAGGCCAATGCGGCGGTAGGGCAAAATATTTTGATGCGTACCTACAGCGAGCTTTTTAAGAAAAATAATCTTAAATGTGCGCAAGTGTTATTAACTTGGGATGATTTTGCGGACCGAACACGTTTTAATAATGCGCGCACAACGCTCCAGGCGATTTTAGATTATGGCGCTATTCCGGTCATTAACGAAAACGATACCATTTCAACTCAAGAAATTAAATTCGGCGATAATGATCAGCTTTCGGCTCTAGTGGCCAGTATGATGCACGCTGATTTACTCATGATCCTTTCGGATGTGGAAGGGCTTTATGACTATAAAAATGGCCGCAAAGAAGTTTTAAGTGAAATAAAAGAAATTACCAAAGAGGTCGAATCGATCGCCTCAGGAACAAATAAGAAACAAATTTCCAAAGGCGGAATGGTTACCAAGCTTGGAGCCATCAAGATCGCGACGCACGCCGATGTTCCGTGCGTGATCGCCAGCGGTGAAGCCGAAAATGTTTTATTGCGCATTATTAAAGGCGAGCGCTTAGGAACTTTCTTTGCCGAGAAGGAAGAAAAACTTTTAGCCGCGAAACATTGGATCTCTTTTATCGCTAAGCCAAAAGGAACGATCGTTATTGACGATGGTGCCCGCGAAGCCGTATTAACCGGCGGCAAAAGCCTTCTTTTACCTGGCGTAGTTGGCTGGGAAGGGCATTTCAAAGTTGATGATGTGGTCATTGTTACCGGCAAAGATGACCAAGAGATTGCCAGAGGGCTTACGAATTATTCATTTTCTGATCTTCATAAAACCGAAGATAAAAAACAAAAAAAAGAAGTTATCCATCGCGATAACTTAGTTTTGTGTAAGAGGTAAGCAATGGATCTAAAGCATAAAATTAGTACAATCGCTCAAACAGCTAAGTTGGCAGCGCAAGAATTATCGGCTGTATCTACCGAAAAAAAGAACCAGGCGCTCAAACTTATGGCTCGTTTTCTTATTGAGCAAAGCAGTTATTTGATCCGAGAAAACCAAAAGGACTTAAAAGCGGCGCGAAATAAGAATTACAGTAAGGCATTGATACAGCGCCTAACCTTAACGCCTAAAGTTATCAAAGAAATGGCTGATTGTCTTTTGGCGACGGCAAAGCTAAAGGATCCGTCCGGAGAAATTCTTGCGATATATAAAAGGCCAAATGGCCTTTTGATTAAAAAGGTGCGTACACCTTTAGGCGTGATTGCGATCATTTACGAATCTCGTCCTAATGTGACCAGTGATTGTATTGGCCTTTGCTTAAAATCAGGCAATGCTGTTATTTTGCGAGGAGGCAAAGAAGCTATTTTCTCAAATCAGGCCGTTGTTCATGTTTTGCATAAGGCCTTAAAGAAAGCAGGAATTAGCTTAGGCGCTGTGAATTTTATTTCTTTGACCGATCACAAAGCCGTCGATATTCTTTTAGGGTTGGATCAATGGATCGATCTGGTTATTCCGCGCGGCGGCCAGCAGCTCATCGAATCTGTGATGGCAAAATCAAAAATTCCTGTTATCAAGAATTATAAAGGAGTTTGTCATACGTATGTGAGCAGTAAAGCGGATCTTGCGCTGGCACGCAAGGTTTGTTTTAACGCGAAGGTTCAAAAGCCGGGTGTTTGTAACGCCATGGAAACACTTTTGGTGGATAAAAACATTGCCAAGAAATTTCTTCCTCAAATGATCGCTGATCTTCAAAAAGCCGGCGTTGAAATACGAGGCTGTTCTGCGACGAAGAAAATCATTAAACAAGGTATCAAAAAAGCCAGCGAACATGATTGGAGCGAAGAATATCTTGATCTTATCTTATCTGTAAAAATTGTCAGCGATCTGAATGAAGCCGTTGGGCACATTAACCGCTATGGCTCGCATCATTCGGATGCCATCATCACGCGGGATAGCAGGGAAGCTCAAGAATTCTTACGAGCAGTTGATTCGGCGTGCCTTTATGTGAATGCGTCGACGCGCTTTACAGACGGTTATCAGTTTGGCATGGGAGCGGAAATTGGGATCAGTACAGATAAACTGCACGCGCGCGGCCCCATGGCCCTAGAAGAATTAACGACGTATAAATATTTTGTTTTTGGTAAAGGTCAAGTACGCACATGAGCCGTATCGGGGTTTTAGGCGGGACATTTAATCCGGTCCATATTGGCCACTTGATGATCGCGCAATGGGCTAAGGAAAAAATGCGGCTGGATAAAGTTATTTTTGTCCCCGCCAATCTTCCGCCCCATAAAGATGTTAAGGAAGTTGTTTCTTCCAAAGATAGGTATAAAATGGTTCAGTTAGCTGTTGGGGGCAACTCTTCATTTTCGGTTTCAGATTTTGAAATCAAAAGGCAAGGGAAGTCCTATACGATTGATACAATGCGTTATTTTGACCGTTGTTATCCTAAGAATACAAAATTGTTTTTTATTGTTGGCGGCGACATGACTTCCCAATTAAAAAATTGGCGCTATATTAAAGATATTTTAAAGATCGCCAGTTTTATCGTGGTCAACCGTCCCGGTCGCCACAGAAAGAATACCGAAATCAAGCATTCACCGGTTGTTATGCCGGCCATTGACATTTCTTCGTCGTATTTACGTCAACGTATCGCGCAAAAGAAAACAACAAAATATTTTATTCCGGACAAAGTCCGTCAGTATATTGATCAACATAAACTTTATCAAACTCAATAAAATCTACGAGGAGCTATTCTATGAAAAAAGGGAAAGTTTCTAAGAAAAACATTAAGAAAGTTGCTAAAAAATTATCCCCGAA
The nucleotide sequence above comes from Candidatus Omnitrophota bacterium. Encoded proteins:
- the pilM gene encoding type IV pilus assembly protein PilM, with protein sequence MKSLLNKYISFTNRFAPKRVIEPFVGLDIGASSCKAVELVVCEDSSREILNWAVEPLNELNVIQSVRKVLAKLNTTTKNFATAISGQGTLVRYIDMPRMSLEDLRRSVDVEADKHFPFPKDKIYTDCCILDPQGKDSKMAVLIAAAKKEVIAQRLKMLSEINLPSDFVGINAIALVNAFNTFPPQNLGQNSAPQSGKSNIIAILDIGDVVSNLIITKDSVPRFTRDIFIGGRELNRRIANALNVNMEEAEKIKCQPQDRSENVLLACDSTLINLASEIRLSFDYLATENNMQVSRLFATGGSAMFSGITDFLAKNLEIPVELWDPFLSLKLSPQVSRSEIEKNSSQLAVALGLALCS
- a CDS encoding PilN domain-containing protein, with product MLLIDINLLPPDLRKKRGSKTSKDAIGNITNIPKEMVFGLVGGLFFLLVVFNLLLFVVTCFKWVQYSRGNKQWEIIALDKKKVDSVLGEMRSLQSKIASVEKVTTGKRICWAQKLNELSNNIPKGVWLNKISLSEKVLLIDGSSVSKVGEEMISVGNFASNLKNQKTFMNGLKNVEVGSIQRRKVQSIEIADFLITVKLQ
- the pilO gene encoding type 4a pilus biogenesis protein PilO gives rise to the protein MKKIIPDKILNILLQATEKNGQYILIGVLLGIFLLMYAIVTRPILNNLTKISPKITLLSKDYRQALSDIKNVENYQAQVVQFREKMKTVGLKILSKEEIPAILENISRLAGQSKVHISQIMPLKESQELILSNDEGKYYSLPILVNARGGYHDIGRFFNKIENDKIFMSVIDFDIAATSDDPLKHLAKITIKAFILEKIEGKEAK
- the pilQ gene encoding type IV pilus secretin PilQ, whose translation is MTQKAVIAIFILCLTCFAVYAQDSGEAVSSTDESSVSAVAEATDNESALAPSDGEQAVFPGTIEPTVSLETNPATPELSTLPDPGHVTLDFRDAEIRNVLRILAYKSGVNIVAGPEVTGLVTIQLNNVPWEEALKVILETYGYGYDKRGNIILVTTVDNLKKRREDNQLLSEQEPLMTKTFVLNYAKAEEIVSSIEKMKTARGSVNFDSRTNSIILRDTSSNLALISDIMPSLDATTPQVLIEAKIIEATLSNTENLGIDWVAKAAASGSERPTIFPFTTISENRYLPDNIPAAGADLFTYGTLDFSQFSAVLELLKNRSDTNILSNPRIVTLDNQKASITVGTQYPIPTYTYNEEQARLQVSGWEYKDIGIIFEVTPHVNNAGFVTMDIQPKVTAILDYVTVENTSLPRLSSESATTKVMIKDGYTLVIAGLIKNQATDVKKKIPFLGDIPIAGLAFQKSEKTMTKTDLLIFMTPHIITANEPVVLKEATTTPKP
- a CDS encoding Rne/Rng family ribonuclease encodes the protein MSKEILIHIKEGERYAAVIEDGKLDDFHIELDRQDSTLGNIYKGKVETILPSINGAFVNIGHEKNGFLYLTDAINPLVEAEISPTKRFINKLLNRPEKKEKKDHKPIPFKEGDEVLVQVVKEPFGTKGARLTTHISLAGRFVVYMPYDQHVGVSKRIEEGEERHRLKELLKELDFGQTGGFIVRTASLQKGKRELIRDAKFLITVWRKIKKLAEEKSAPALIYKEYDLVWRVIRDYLREDVDKVFVDSQEEYGKIRRFVHNLIGKEMLDKIHCYKGEAPIFEAKNVSRQLEKIYDKRVYLKSGAYIVIEPTEGLIVVDVNSGRFKANASPEEAAFLVNKEAAPEIARQLRLRDLGGIIVIDFIDMSRENHKRQVVDALELALEKDYAKTEVMKISSLGLVEMTRARTGKTLESISFQDCPYCDGRGRIKID
- the rplU gene encoding 50S ribosomal protein L21, producing the protein MLAIVQVGSSQYKVSEGDLIDTQILDEKEGKAVTIDKVLLFQDGDTVKIGQPFLSDVKVTAKVSRHHLADKVVSFKYSRREGWEWKKGHRQKLTRLQITKISSGK
- the obgE gene encoding GTPase ObgE gives rise to the protein MAFVDEARIFVKAGNGGKGCESFYSDKRTRYPRPDGGDGGKGGDVIFLADKNIQTLLDYRFKQHYEGERGGHGSSKQKKGRDGLHCLLKVPVGTLIRDFETGLLIKDLALPGQKVIVAKGGIGGRGNDHKQTPLPPKEGEARTIKLELKLIADVGIVGFPNVGKSTLICAVSKVRSKIGNYPFTTKQPILGIVEGDEFNFILADLPGLIEGAHEGRGLGDRFLKHAERTKILLHVIDMAGTEGRDPVEDFEKINHELEQYSSNLLVKHKIIAANKMDVPAAKENLKRFKKKFKEKVFPISALERQGLDKLMGVIKDILCRENSPVESSA
- the proB gene encoding glutamate 5-kinase, translating into MSRKLSRRIKRVIVKIGSSVMVDYQLKPQRARLYSLVKQISQLRKQGIEVILVSSGAIVFGMGELGLRSRPSDLAQLQANAAVGQNILMRTYSELFKKNNLKCAQVLLTWDDFADRTRFNNARTTLQAILDYGAIPVINENDTISTQEIKFGDNDQLSALVASMMHADLLMILSDVEGLYDYKNGRKEVLSEIKEITKEVESIASGTNKKQISKGGMVTKLGAIKIATHADVPCVIASGEAENVLLRIIKGERLGTFFAEKEEKLLAAKHWISFIAKPKGTIVIDDGAREAVLTGGKSLLLPGVVGWEGHFKVDDVVIVTGKDDQEIARGLTNYSFSDLHKTEDKKQKKEVIHRDNLVLCKR
- a CDS encoding glutamate-5-semialdehyde dehydrogenase, producing the protein MDLKHKISTIAQTAKLAAQELSAVSTEKKNQALKLMARFLIEQSSYLIRENQKDLKAARNKNYSKALIQRLTLTPKVIKEMADCLLATAKLKDPSGEILAIYKRPNGLLIKKVRTPLGVIAIIYESRPNVTSDCIGLCLKSGNAVILRGGKEAIFSNQAVVHVLHKALKKAGISLGAVNFISLTDHKAVDILLGLDQWIDLVIPRGGQQLIESVMAKSKIPVIKNYKGVCHTYVSSKADLALARKVCFNAKVQKPGVCNAMETLLVDKNIAKKFLPQMIADLQKAGVEIRGCSATKKIIKQGIKKASEHDWSEEYLDLILSVKIVSDLNEAVGHINRYGSHHSDAIITRDSREAQEFLRAVDSACLYVNASTRFTDGYQFGMGAEIGISTDKLHARGPMALEELTTYKYFVFGKGQVRT
- the nadD gene encoding nicotinate-nucleotide adenylyltransferase; translation: MSRIGVLGGTFNPVHIGHLMIAQWAKEKMRLDKVIFVPANLPPHKDVKEVVSSKDRYKMVQLAVGGNSSFSVSDFEIKRQGKSYTIDTMRYFDRCYPKNTKLFFIVGGDMTSQLKNWRYIKDILKIASFIVVNRPGRHRKNTEIKHSPVVMPAIDISSSYLRQRIAQKKTTKYFIPDKVRQYIDQHKLYQTQ